A single genomic interval of Gemmatimonadota bacterium harbors:
- a CDS encoding Glu/Leu/Phe/Val dehydrogenase: MKIFDLMTEGKHEQIVFWSEPELGYRGIIAIHDTTLGPALGGTRFWNYASGDEALLDALRLSKGMTQKAAVTGLDLGGGKSVIWGDNRTEDREMVLRAHGRAVESLGGRYITAVDVGTSSEDMEYMRMETEHVVGLPTASGDPSPVTAFGVFQGIRAAIAFKFGGDDLEGRHVAVQGLGNVGYSLCRFLAEAGARLTVADIVPERVAEAGREFGAGSEAPERIHAVEADVFAPCALGGVLNDDTISELQVSVVAGAANNQLQRSAKHATVLREAGILYAPDYVANAGGLIHVYGELRHWGDAQVRRKVSEIRMTLLGIFEVAAREGISPNAAANRVVEERIRRTRHLERTFLA, translated from the coding sequence ATGAAGATCTTCGACCTTATGACAGAGGGCAAGCACGAACAGATTGTGTTCTGGAGCGAACCCGAGCTCGGCTACCGCGGCATAATCGCAATCCACGACACGACCCTCGGACCGGCCCTCGGCGGTACGCGTTTCTGGAACTACGCATCGGGCGACGAAGCTCTGCTCGACGCGCTCCGGCTATCCAAGGGCATGACCCAGAAAGCCGCCGTGACCGGACTCGATCTCGGCGGCGGCAAGTCGGTCATCTGGGGCGACAACCGCACCGAGGACAGAGAGATGGTCCTGCGCGCCCACGGCAGGGCGGTCGAATCTCTCGGTGGTCGGTACATAACCGCGGTGGACGTGGGCACCTCCTCCGAAGACATGGAGTACATGCGCATGGAGACCGAGCATGTCGTCGGACTGCCGACTGCGTCCGGCGATCCCTCGCCGGTGACGGCCTTCGGGGTCTTCCAGGGAATACGGGCGGCGATCGCCTTCAAGTTCGGCGGCGACGACCTGGAAGGTCGGCACGTCGCGGTCCAGGGGCTCGGCAACGTGGGTTACTCGCTCTGTCGCTTCCTGGCGGAGGCCGGAGCGCGCCTGACGGTGGCCGACATCGTGCCGGAGAGGGTGGCCGAGGCGGGAAGGGAATTCGGAGCCGGGTCCGAGGCGCCGGAACGCATCCATGCCGTCGAAGCCGACGTCTTCGCCCCGTGCGCCTTGGGCGGCGTTCTAAACGACGACACAATCTCCGAACTCCAGGTCTCGGTCGTTGCCGGAGCTGCGAACAATCAGCTCCAACGGAGCGCCAAGCACGCGACCGTGCTGCGCGAGGCGGGGATCCTCTATGCGCCCGACTATGTGGCGAACGCCGGGGGCCTCATCCACGTCTACGGCGAACTGCGGCACTGGGGAGACGCCCAGGTTCGGCGCAAGGTGAGCGAGATCCGCATGACCTTGCTCGGCATATTCGAGGTCGCCGCCCGGGAGGGCATCTCGCCCAACGCAGCCGCCAACCGCGTCGTCGAGGAGCGTATCCGCCGCACCAGACACCTCGAGAGGACCTTCCTGGCGTGA
- a CDS encoding 3-hydroxybutyryl-CoA dehydrogenase (converts (S)-3-hydroxybutanoyl-CoA to 3-acetoacetyl-CoA), whose protein sequence is MGAGIAHATAQHGFPTVLIDVNEACLDRALAVIDTNLSRQAKKGVIEMGTEPDVLARIETTTEFAPALESADMMIEAVPEKMETKREIFELADRRAPPGAILASNTSSISITSLGAFTSRPGSVIGMHFMNPVPVMKLVEVVRGLATDDDTVDAVVGLTRRLAKTPVEVSDFPGFVSNRILMPMINEAVFALMEGVADADSIDDVMRLGMNHPLGPLALADLIGLDVCLDILGVLHDQLGDDRYRPCPLLRKHVEAGWLGRKSGRGFHAYPASGR, encoded by the coding sequence ATGGGAGCGGGCATCGCCCACGCAACGGCCCAGCACGGCTTTCCGACCGTGCTCATCGATGTGAACGAAGCGTGTCTGGATCGCGCGCTGGCCGTCATCGACACCAACCTGAGCCGACAGGCGAAGAAGGGCGTCATAGAGATGGGGACGGAGCCGGACGTCCTCGCCCGCATCGAGACCACCACGGAGTTCGCGCCGGCCCTCGAGTCCGCCGACATGATGATCGAGGCCGTGCCGGAGAAGATGGAGACGAAGCGCGAGATCTTCGAACTCGCCGACCGCCGCGCCCCTCCCGGGGCCATTCTGGCGAGCAACACCTCGTCCATATCCATCACCTCCCTGGGCGCGTTCACCTCCCGACCCGGTTCCGTGATCGGGATGCACTTCATGAACCCGGTTCCGGTGATGAAGCTCGTCGAGGTTGTCAGAGGCCTGGCCACCGATGACGACACCGTCGACGCCGTGGTCGGACTGACAAGGCGTCTGGCAAAGACTCCGGTCGAGGTCTCGGATTTTCCCGGCTTCGTCTCCAACCGGATCCTGATGCCGATGATCAACGAGGCGGTCTTCGCACTCATGGAAGGGGTGGCCGACGCAGACTCCATCGACGACGTGATGCGGCTGGGCATGAATCATCCGCTCGGCCCGCTGGCCCTCGCCGATCTGATCGGTCTCGACGTCTGCCTCGACATCCTCGGCGTTCTCCACGACCAACTGGGCGACGATCGTTATCGCCCGTGCCCGCTGCTGCGCAAGCATGTGGAGGCCGGTTGGCTGGGCCGCAAGAGCGGACGAGGGTTCCATGCATACCCGGCCTCGGGTAGGTGA
- a CDS encoding biotin transporter BioY: MSITDRLKAHTGASSVPTSPDFARAAGASRPLVFALGVALGVAAITAGAKVAVPIPGTPVPMSLQVPAVLLAGAVLGPVGGFSAAFAYLALGVAGAPVFVAGGGLPYLLGPTGGYLVAFPLAALATGALARPGAGTLRVLGGLVAGILAVHVGGLGWLLAWTGNGFADTLAVSFTPFLVGDLIEIALLYAILRLARPALFARVALD; encoded by the coding sequence ATGTCGATAACCGACCGACTCAAGGCGCATACCGGCGCTTCATCCGTCCCTACCTCCCCCGATTTCGCTCGGGCGGCCGGTGCGAGCCGTCCGCTGGTCTTCGCTCTGGGCGTCGCCCTAGGTGTGGCGGCGATCACCGCAGGGGCGAAAGTAGCCGTGCCTATTCCCGGAACGCCCGTTCCGATGAGCCTCCAGGTCCCGGCGGTCCTGCTGGCCGGCGCCGTCCTCGGTCCGGTCGGCGGTTTCTCGGCCGCCTTCGCCTACCTGGCGCTCGGAGTCGCGGGAGCCCCGGTCTTCGTGGCGGGCGGCGGACTCCCATACCTGCTGGGGCCTACCGGCGGTTACCTCGTGGCCTTCCCGCTCGCCGCGTTGGCGACAGGCGCTCTCGCCAGGCCGGGAGCGGGCACGCTCAGGGTTCTCGGCGGACTCGTCGCCGGCATTCTCGCCGTGCACGTCGGCGGCCTGGGCTGGTTGCTGGCCTGGACCGGAAACGGGTTCGCCGACACGCTCGCGGTCTCCTTCACGCCCTTTCTGGTCGGCGACCTCATCGAAATCGCTCTTCTCTACGCGATCCTGCGCCTGGCGCGTCCGGCACTATTCGCCCGGGTCGCGCTCGACTGA
- a CDS encoding 3'-5' exonuclease, with product MSDATESNGGAAAPGAGSLVVRVAELLAAGPAHTLAVAREAIGLSGNEGASASAVYQLLGANPCFSVDDEGVWSLHGSPPFRRRETSATRMAILRKEIARQPFAVVDVETTGSRERAGGSVVEVAICEVLDGAVVAEYETLIDPGRRLPRPITSLTGITNEMLGGAPAFEHVADEIGERLDGRVFVAQNVDFDWGFVSAELLAANREPPDVPRLCTAAATRSLFPSLRRRNLDALAHHFGIYMAGRHRAYPDALAAARVLIRLLDEAAGRGLSDVGTLLWYLKRGHKRRRMRDPGQRSLALEDDGS from the coding sequence GTGAGCGACGCCACCGAGAGCAACGGCGGCGCGGCGGCGCCCGGCGCGGGTTCGTTGGTGGTTCGCGTCGCCGAACTGCTCGCTGCCGGGCCGGCCCACACCCTCGCAGTAGCGCGTGAGGCGATCGGTCTTTCCGGAAACGAAGGGGCGTCGGCGTCGGCGGTCTACCAACTTCTGGGAGCCAACCCGTGCTTCAGCGTCGATGACGAAGGCGTATGGAGTCTGCACGGGTCGCCCCCATTCCGGCGGCGCGAAACGAGCGCGACGCGGATGGCGATCCTTAGGAAAGAGATAGCCCGCCAGCCCTTCGCGGTCGTCGACGTCGAGACCACCGGCAGCCGGGAGAGGGCGGGCGGTTCCGTGGTCGAGGTCGCGATCTGCGAGGTCCTGGATGGGGCCGTGGTCGCCGAGTACGAGACCTTGATCGATCCGGGGAGACGCTTGCCGCGCCCAATCACGTCGCTCACCGGGATCACCAACGAGATGCTCGGCGGCGCTCCGGCCTTCGAGCACGTGGCGGACGAGATCGGCGAACGACTCGACGGAAGGGTTTTCGTCGCGCAGAACGTCGACTTCGACTGGGGTTTCGTGAGCGCTGAGCTCCTGGCCGCGAACCGCGAACCCCCGGACGTGCCGAGACTCTGCACCGCCGCAGCGACCCGCAGCCTCTTTCCCTCGCTTCGCCGCCGCAACCTCGACGCCCTCGCTCACCACTTCGGTATCTACATGGCGGGCCGCCACCGAGCCTACCCCGACGCCCTCGCCGCCGCCCGAGTCCTCATCCGCCTGCTCGACGAGGCGGCGGGTCGCGGTCTGAGCGACGTGGGAACGCTACTCTGGTACCTCAAGCGCGGCCACAAGCGGCGACGGATGCGCGATCCGGGTCAGCGCAGCCTGGCTCTCGAAGACGACGGATCCTGA
- the rsmA gene encoding ribosomal RNA small subunit methyltransferase A, with protein MPTTKWETKSRSPSSLLPDPFRRDRPNRQEGSPPTGDLFRPKRFLGQNFLVDRRAQERIVRALGAGAEDDVVELGPGRGALTQHLIGRVRRLRLVELDRRLAAEWRRVLADRDGSTVTVVEGDMLEKDLHHAFPEPEAAFVIGNLPYNITSPVIFRLLERPRPRAAVLTVQAEVAERLTAHPGAGPYGALSVGVQAVADCRLLFRLPPGAFHPRPKVRSAVVRVSPIKPPPLSEYRERSLRKVVRASFSWRRKQLGRTLARHPDLALGRSSAAELLGRLGIAPDARPETLSPPQFIALADQIDAAVGPLPAPVRRSPNR; from the coding sequence TTGCCTACAACGAAGTGGGAAACGAAGTCACGCTCACCTTCCTCGCTCCTGCCTGATCCCTTTCGGCGCGACCGCCCGAACCGGCAGGAGGGGAGCCCGCCGACCGGGGATCTCTTCCGCCCCAAACGCTTCCTGGGGCAGAATTTTCTGGTCGACCGGCGCGCGCAGGAGCGCATCGTCCGTGCCCTCGGGGCCGGCGCCGAAGACGACGTGGTCGAGCTCGGTCCGGGAAGGGGCGCCCTGACCCAGCACCTTATCGGCCGCGTCCGACGTCTACGGCTCGTCGAGCTCGACAGGCGGTTGGCTGCGGAGTGGCGGCGGGTGCTGGCGGACCGGGACGGCTCGACCGTCACCGTCGTGGAGGGCGACATGCTGGAAAAAGACCTCCACCACGCCTTCCCGGAGCCGGAGGCGGCGTTCGTCATCGGAAACCTCCCGTACAACATCACCTCTCCCGTGATTTTCCGCCTTCTCGAACGCCCGCGTCCCAGGGCCGCGGTGTTGACGGTACAGGCCGAGGTCGCCGAGCGGCTCACGGCGCATCCGGGCGCCGGCCCGTACGGCGCCCTCTCCGTCGGGGTGCAGGCGGTCGCCGATTGTCGTCTTCTTTTTCGCCTGCCGCCTGGGGCGTTCCATCCCCGGCCCAAGGTTCGTTCGGCCGTCGTGCGGGTTTCGCCCATCAAGCCGCCGCCACTCTCGGAATACCGCGAGCGATCCCTGCGCAAGGTAGTGCGCGCGTCCTTCTCCTGGAGGCGCAAGCAGCTCGGACGCACGCTGGCCCGCCACCCGGATCTCGCGCTGGGGCGATCATCCGCAGCCGAGCTCCTCGGCAGGCTGGGCATAGCGCCGGACGCACGTCCCGAGACCCTCTCCCCGCCACAGTTCATCGCCCTCGCCGATCAGATCGACGCTGCCGTCGGACCACTCCCCGCACCCGTCCGTCGGTCCCCGAACCGGTGA
- a CDS encoding ATP-binding protein, with translation MNEFELKVPTGLETVGEMVEELAAKGGVDQWGGRKGFNFRLVVNEAIANAKKHGNRLDPETCVHIQLAVSDAKVAVTVRDQGPGFDVSTVPDPTDPDRLEMAQGRGVFLMRKLSDEVAYNEVGNEVTLTFLAPA, from the coding sequence GTGAACGAGTTCGAGCTGAAAGTGCCGACCGGCCTCGAAACGGTCGGCGAGATGGTTGAGGAGCTGGCGGCCAAGGGCGGCGTGGACCAATGGGGTGGACGCAAGGGCTTCAACTTCCGTCTCGTCGTCAACGAGGCGATCGCCAACGCCAAGAAGCACGGCAACCGACTCGACCCCGAGACGTGCGTGCATATCCAGCTGGCCGTTTCCGACGCCAAGGTCGCGGTGACGGTCAGAGACCAGGGCCCCGGCTTCGACGTGTCGACGGTTCCCGACCCCACCGATCCGGACCGTTTGGAGATGGCTCAGGGCCGGGGTGTCTTCCTGATGCGAAAGCTCTCCGACGAGGTTGCCTACAACGAAGTGGGAAACGAAGTCACGCTCACCTTCCTCGCTCCTGCCTGA
- a CDS encoding acetyl-CoA C-acyltransferase: protein MSDPARVPVILKGGSRTPVGRYLGALSSFSAPELGAAAIRGAIDRGGVDPTAIEETFMGNVLQAGVGQAPARQAAIGGGVPAGVPACTVNKVCGSGLMAVMLAARAIRAGDAGLVLAGGMESMSNAPHYLRGLRSGVKFGDCKLEDGLMGDGLWCSFDERHMGGHAEYTASSAGIGRADADAFALSSHRKAVRASREGAFDDEIVPMEVATRGGATVVARDESPRPNASLEALSSLRPAFERDAPPEVEEHVVTAGNAPGLNDGAAAVLVSSLEFAQAHGLEIAATIDSYAAAARAPRDLFFAPEAAVRRVMERDGRSTDGYGLFEINEAFAVQAVANARALGVSPDRLNVHGGAVALGHPIGASGARILVTLLHALERRGEETGIAALCLGGGGAVALSVSRA from the coding sequence TTGTCCGACCCAGCGCGTGTCCCCGTAATCCTGAAGGGCGGTTCCCGTACCCCGGTCGGTCGCTATCTCGGGGCTCTTTCGTCGTTTTCGGCCCCCGAGCTGGGAGCGGCAGCGATCCGCGGCGCCATCGATCGCGGCGGCGTCGATCCGACCGCCATCGAGGAAACCTTCATGGGCAACGTGCTCCAGGCCGGCGTCGGCCAGGCTCCCGCCAGGCAGGCGGCCATTGGCGGAGGCGTGCCCGCCGGCGTCCCCGCGTGCACCGTGAACAAGGTCTGCGGTTCGGGTCTGATGGCGGTGATGCTGGCCGCCCGGGCTATCCGCGCCGGAGACGCGGGGCTGGTCCTGGCAGGCGGAATGGAGTCGATGTCGAACGCGCCTCACTACCTGCGCGGCCTAAGATCCGGCGTGAAGTTCGGGGACTGCAAGCTCGAGGACGGCCTCATGGGAGATGGGCTCTGGTGCAGCTTCGACGAGCGCCACATGGGTGGTCACGCCGAATACACGGCATCAAGCGCGGGAATAGGCCGGGCCGACGCCGACGCATTCGCGCTCTCGTCCCATCGGAAGGCGGTAAGGGCCTCCCGGGAGGGGGCGTTCGACGACGAGATCGTACCCATGGAGGTAGCGACCCGCGGTGGAGCGACCGTAGTCGCCCGAGACGAATCCCCCCGCCCGAACGCGTCCCTCGAGGCGCTCTCCAGCCTGCGCCCGGCCTTTGAGCGCGACGCGCCTCCCGAGGTCGAAGAGCACGTGGTCACCGCCGGGAACGCACCCGGGTTGAACGACGGCGCCGCCGCGGTCCTGGTGAGTTCGCTCGAGTTCGCCCAGGCTCACGGCCTCGAGATAGCCGCCACCATCGACTCCTACGCGGCGGCGGCGCGGGCTCCCCGCGACCTCTTTTTCGCACCCGAAGCCGCCGTCCGGCGCGTCATGGAACGGGACGGGAGATCGACTGACGGCTACGGTCTCTTCGAGATCAACGAAGCCTTCGCGGTGCAGGCGGTGGCCAACGCCCGCGCCTTGGGCGTGTCGCCCGACCGACTCAACGTTCACGGCGGCGCCGTCGCCCTGGGCCATCCCATCGGCGCTTCCGGAGCCCGCATACTGGTCACCCTTCTCCACGCTCTCGAGAGGAGGGGCGAAGAGACCGGGATCGCGGCCCTCTGTCTCGGCGGCGGCGGCGCGGTCGCCCTTTCGGTGTCGAGAGCGTGA
- a CDS encoding STAS domain-containing protein, producing MGFQISRRGSVTVVEVEGRLIVGNRHELKRKVEEHVDIGDRKFVIDFTNTGYIDSSGLGVLVSLSKKLKEFGGELRLSGLGDELRMLFELTRLVTLFKITGTLEEALEDF from the coding sequence ATGGGATTTCAGATTTCTCGCCGCGGCAGTGTTACAGTGGTGGAGGTCGAAGGCCGACTGATCGTGGGTAACCGCCACGAGCTCAAGCGGAAGGTGGAGGAACACGTCGACATCGGTGACCGCAAGTTCGTCATCGATTTCACGAACACAGGTTACATCGACTCTTCCGGCCTCGGCGTCCTCGTCAGCCTGTCCAAGAAGCTGAAGGAATTCGGGGGCGAGCTACGGCTGTCGGGGCTGGGCGACGAGCTCAGGATGCTCTTCGAGCTTACCAGGCTCGTCACTCTCTTCAAGATCACCGGTACGCTGGAAGAGGCCCTCGAAGATTTCTGA
- a CDS encoding serine hydroxymethyltransferase: MRNADPEIWRALQAEERRQTDGVELIASENHVSRAVMETMGSVLTNKYAEGLPGRRYYGGCEFVDGVEETARSRACELFGADHANVQPHSGASANFAAYLSCLKPGDRILGMNLSHGGHLTHGARVNFSGQFFEVASYGVRDDDALIDHDSVRDAALASRPRMIVCGASAYPRVIDYSAFAEIAREVDAVLLVDMAHVAGLVAGGAHPSPVPHADIVASTTHKTLRGPRGGFILCTQERAKSVDKTVFPYAQGGPLMHVIAAKAVAFGEALAPAFGRYAHEVVENARTLAGSLAEAGFHPVSGGTDTHLLLVDLRPSHPDLTGSRAERVLEAAGITANKNTVPNETRSPFVASGLRIGTAAATTRGMNGTEMRQIAAWITEALAGPEDESVTRRIRGEVHELCKNFPVHAPEIVVAS; the protein is encoded by the coding sequence CTGCGGAACGCGGATCCGGAGATCTGGCGAGCGTTGCAGGCCGAAGAGCGCCGCCAAACCGACGGCGTCGAGCTCATCGCATCCGAGAATCACGTCTCCCGCGCGGTCATGGAGACCATGGGTTCGGTCCTGACCAACAAATATGCCGAAGGGCTGCCGGGCAGGCGCTACTACGGCGGCTGCGAGTTCGTGGACGGAGTGGAGGAGACGGCCCGGAGCCGCGCCTGCGAGCTCTTCGGGGCCGATCACGCCAACGTGCAGCCCCACTCGGGCGCCTCCGCCAATTTCGCCGCCTATCTCTCGTGCCTGAAACCGGGCGATCGCATCCTCGGCATGAATCTCAGCCACGGCGGCCATCTGACGCACGGCGCGCGGGTCAACTTCTCCGGGCAGTTCTTCGAGGTCGCGTCTTACGGAGTGCGCGACGACGACGCGCTTATCGACCACGATTCGGTGCGGGACGCCGCGCTCGCCAGCAGACCTCGGATGATCGTCTGCGGCGCGAGCGCCTATCCCCGCGTCATCGACTACTCGGCCTTCGCCGAGATCGCACGCGAAGTCGACGCGGTTCTCCTGGTGGACATGGCCCACGTCGCCGGACTCGTCGCCGGCGGTGCGCATCCGTCTCCCGTGCCGCACGCCGACATCGTGGCGAGCACGACCCACAAGACGCTCCGCGGTCCTCGAGGCGGCTTTATCCTCTGCACGCAGGAGCGGGCGAAGTCCGTCGACAAGACGGTATTTCCCTACGCGCAGGGAGGACCGCTCATGCATGTGATCGCCGCAAAAGCCGTGGCCTTCGGCGAGGCTCTCGCACCCGCCTTCGGGAGATACGCGCACGAAGTGGTGGAGAACGCCCGCACCTTGGCCGGATCGCTCGCGGAGGCGGGATTCCATCCGGTGAGCGGCGGAACCGACACTCATCTGCTCCTCGTCGATCTCCGCCCGTCCCATCCCGATCTGACCGGCAGCCGGGCGGAACGCGTGTTGGAGGCGGCCGGGATCACCGCGAACAAGAACACGGTGCCGAACGAGACGCGTTCGCCCTTCGTGGCCTCCGGCCTGCGCATCGGTACGGCGGCTGCGACGACGCGGGGTATGAACGGAACCGAGATGCGTCAGATCGCGGCCTGGATCACCGAAGCTCTGGCCGGACCCGAGGACGAATCCGTCACCCGCCGGATACGCGGCGAGGTTCACGAGCTCTGCAAGAACTTTCCCGTTCACGCTCCGGAGATCGTCGTGGCGTCTTGA
- the coaD gene encoding pantetheine-phosphate adenylyltransferase yields MPTKETVAIFPGSFDPITKGHEEIARRTLGMADRVVVAVARTATKPKRQLFDVEERVELVNEVFADDERIVGGTFSGLLVDFALERRARFVVRGLRAISDFEYEMQMAQMNRGLSPEIETVFLVPDVSHSFLSSSLVREVAALGGDVSPFLAPVVLERVRSRLGLGGS; encoded by the coding sequence ATGCCGACCAAAGAGACCGTCGCGATCTTCCCGGGCTCGTTCGACCCCATCACCAAAGGGCACGAAGAAATCGCCCGTCGCACCCTGGGGATGGCCGATCGGGTTGTCGTGGCGGTCGCCCGCACCGCGACCAAGCCCAAGCGACAGCTCTTCGACGTCGAGGAACGGGTCGAGCTCGTCAACGAAGTGTTCGCCGACGATGAGCGGATCGTCGGAGGAACCTTCAGCGGACTCCTCGTGGACTTCGCGCTCGAGCGGAGAGCCCGCTTCGTGGTGCGTGGGCTGAGAGCCATCTCGGACTTCGAGTACGAGATGCAGATGGCCCAGATGAACAGGGGCCTCTCGCCCGAGATCGAGACCGTGTTTCTGGTCCCGGACGTGAGCCATTCCTTCCTTTCGTCGTCGCTGGTTCGCGAAGTGGCCGCCCTCGGAGGCGACGTGAGCCCGTTCCTGGCCCCGGTGGTCCTGGAGCGGGTACGCTCCCGTCTGGGGCTCGGCGGATCGTGA
- a CDS encoding RsmD family RNA methyltransferase — MRIISGLWKGRRLRGPGRSGVMRPTTDRLREAWMSAMGSLDGAMVLDLFSGSGALGLEALSRGAEFAVFVERSRRVLKILESNIALLGARDQAVVVRDDVFKYLAGARGPFDVRLSSSPGPFDFAFADPPYGGREAQLVVARYLERPFASELWIEHEQRSPLQLPRKARTRTYGESALSVIVAEGMD, encoded by the coding sequence ATGCGCATCATCTCAGGTCTCTGGAAGGGACGGCGGTTGAGGGGCCCGGGCAGGAGCGGTGTCATGAGGCCGACCACCGACCGCCTGCGCGAGGCGTGGATGTCCGCAATGGGATCTCTGGACGGCGCCATGGTGCTCGATCTCTTCTCGGGCTCCGGCGCACTCGGTCTGGAGGCCCTGAGCCGAGGCGCCGAATTTGCGGTCTTCGTCGAGCGCTCCCGACGCGTGCTCAAGATTCTGGAGTCGAACATCGCCCTCCTGGGAGCCCGCGACCAGGCTGTGGTGGTCAGGGACGACGTCTTCAAGTACCTGGCCGGTGCCCGAGGTCCCTTCGACGTCAGGTTGTCGTCGAGCCCCGGCCCCTTCGATTTCGCTTTCGCCGATCCTCCGTACGGTGGGCGCGAGGCCCAACTGGTGGTCGCTCGCTATCTCGAACGCCCCTTCGCGAGCGAACTCTGGATCGAGCACGAACAAAGATCCCCGCTTCAACTGCCTCGAAAAGCCAGAACCAGGACGTACGGCGAGAGCGCGCTCTCGGTGATCGTGGCGGAGGGAATGGACTGA
- a CDS encoding acyl-CoA dehydrogenase family protein: MRLASSEIRDLAGDFAQRFLKPQASESDSRRTVAPEAMDELAASGFLGMLVSEDAFGLDLDMTDYLLVLEEFAREDASIAVAVGAHNGPVCGLLRRSASPEQRERWLPRLATGEVLGAFALAEPEAGSDAASLRCTAVPTDDGWALTGRKRWVTNGARAGLVVVFARTPAEGVSAFLVDTRSEGFSVARREVTLGLRALEVVELEFSELRLRSEALLGELGRGISLALGAIDIGRSGIAAIALGIGRAAAEHARGYAVEREQFGRRIAEFGATQAKFAEMATRLRAAELLVRDAAQAFGRAESTGVGVAPAGTPGVGGARSEVTLKAAMAKLAASETATWVADAAVQIYGGYGYMRHYPVERRLRDARGTELLGGSSEILRHVIARETVPAGAPQRRAAGSTLTPTGWG, encoded by the coding sequence GTGAGGCTCGCGTCGTCGGAGATCAGGGATCTCGCCGGAGACTTCGCACAGCGCTTTTTGAAGCCGCAGGCGTCCGAGTCGGATTCCCGGCGGACGGTCGCGCCCGAGGCCATGGACGAGCTCGCAGCCTCCGGCTTTCTGGGCATGCTCGTTTCGGAGGATGCGTTCGGTCTGGATCTCGACATGACGGACTACCTGCTGGTGCTGGAGGAATTCGCCAGGGAGGACGCCTCGATCGCGGTCGCCGTCGGCGCTCATAACGGACCGGTTTGCGGCCTGCTGCGGCGCAGCGCCAGCCCCGAACAGCGCGAGCGGTGGCTGCCCCGACTCGCCACCGGCGAAGTTCTGGGCGCCTTCGCTCTCGCGGAGCCGGAAGCCGGAAGCGACGCCGCCTCTCTGCGGTGCACGGCTGTCCCCACCGACGACGGCTGGGCGCTAACGGGCCGCAAGCGCTGGGTGACGAACGGCGCGCGGGCGGGGCTGGTCGTCGTCTTTGCGCGGACACCCGCCGAAGGCGTCTCCGCCTTTCTCGTCGACACCCGCTCCGAAGGGTTCTCGGTCGCCCGACGCGAGGTCACGCTCGGGCTAAGGGCGTTGGAAGTGGTCGAACTCGAGTTTTCCGAGCTCCGCCTCCGCTCCGAAGCCCTTCTGGGAGAGCTCGGACGCGGAATCTCGCTGGCCCTGGGTGCTATCGACATCGGGAGGTCGGGCATCGCGGCGATAGCGCTCGGGATCGGGCGCGCGGCCGCCGAGCACGCGCGGGGCTACGCCGTGGAGAGGGAGCAGTTCGGACGACGGATCGCCGAGTTCGGCGCGACACAGGCTAAATTCGCGGAGATGGCCACCCGGCTGCGAGCGGCGGAACTGCTCGTGCGCGATGCCGCTCAGGCGTTCGGAAGAGCCGAATCGACGGGCGTCGGCGTCGCCCCTGCCGGCACGCCGGGCGTCGGCGGGGCCCGGTCGGAAGTGACGCTGAAGGCGGCGATGGCCAAGCTGGCGGCGTCGGAGACGGCCACCTGGGTGGCCGATGCCGCAGTGCAGATCTACGGCGGGTACGGGTACATGCGCCACTACCCGGTCGAAAGGCGGCTCCGCGATGCTCGCGGCACGGAGCTTTTGGGAGGGTCCAGCGAGATACTGAGACATGTGATCGCTCGCGAGACCGTGCCTGCAGGTGCGCCCCAAAGGCGCGCGGCGGGCTCCACCTTGACTCCAACCGGATGGGGATGA